A single window of Finegoldia magna ATCC 29328 DNA harbors:
- a CDS encoding SpaA isopeptide-forming pilin-related protein codes for MFKINKKLICTVMAVTFCFSLSFSPVNKSYAKDLEKTKITEDVKNEKHKKKNDTVYHTNKIKFTATTSSGKALNSGVWVIKDKNNNVLDTFKVSKNSYIFTKTLPNGEFLFEQKTPPKGYLKDNKVVAIKTPIPVKNKGDVFEIYPKTTKEIPTESKETPKESTQIYKTGGLDLIYLLGAIALIFPIVFSIVNSKKKKVGEK; via the coding sequence ATGTTCAAAATTAACAAAAAATTAATTTGTACAGTAATGGCTGTAACATTTTGCTTTTCACTTAGTTTTTCTCCAGTTAACAAATCTTATGCTAAAGATTTAGAGAAAACTAAAATCACAGAAGATGTTAAAAATGAGAAACACAAGAAAAAGAATGATACAGTTTATCATACTAACAAGATAAAGTTTACAGCAACAACATCTAGTGGAAAAGCATTAAACTCTGGTGTTTGGGTTATTAAAGATAAAAATAATAATGTGCTAGATACATTTAAAGTATCTAAAAACTCATATATTTTTACAAAGACATTGCCTAATGGTGAATTTTTGTTTGAGCAAAAAACGCCACCGAAAGGTTATTTAAAAGATAATAAGGTTGTGGCGATAAAAACTCCAATACCAGTTAAAAACAAGGGTGATGTTTTTGAGATCTACCCTAAAACAACAAAAGAGATTCCGACAGAATCAAAAGAGACTCCAAAGGAATCAACACAGATATATAAAACAGGAGGATTAGACTTGATCTACCTTTTGGGGGCAATAGCTTTAATTTTCCCTATTGTATTTTCGATTGTTAATTCAAAAAAGAAAAAGGTAGGTGAGAAATAA
- a CDS encoding sortase, with product MLSKVLLILGIIVLLIPIGLNIKYKINNRIVIKSFKSQEVKESKKDSDNTGLDNVIRGEGINELLEKDKPIGIISIPKINEEIPIYKDIEGMLDLNLDRGVVLLSRNTMLKDIKNHKKVNQEVLSLDPNQNANMVITGHRGTLNTNQNIFKNLDKIDKGDRFYIDNGKKLLEFKVYEIKVIDPKQGNLIYNDKPFNQSTLVTCTPYLINNKRLIISAGLSKVADNTDSKILNEINKSKSKDFFNNLILANSINLLIILILIGLIISFVIKRMKTKKTRR from the coding sequence ATGCTATCAAAGGTATTATTAATTTTAGGAATTATCGTGCTTTTAATTCCTATAGGGTTAAATATCAAGTATAAAATTAATAATAGAATAGTTATAAAATCATTTAAATCGCAGGAAGTTAAAGAATCTAAAAAAGATTCAGATAACACAGGTCTTGATAATGTCATAAGAGGAGAAGGTATAAACGAGTTACTAGAAAAAGATAAGCCTATTGGTATAATTAGTATTCCAAAGATAAATGAAGAAATACCGATATATAAAGATATAGAGGGTATGCTTGATTTAAACTTGGATAGAGGTGTTGTACTATTATCAAGAAATACTATGTTAAAAGATATAAAAAATCACAAAAAAGTTAATCAAGAAGTTTTATCACTAGACCCAAATCAAAATGCAAACATGGTAATAACAGGTCACAGAGGAACTTTAAATACTAATCAAAATATCTTTAAGAATTTAGATAAGATTGATAAAGGCGATAGGTTTTATATTGATAATGGTAAGAAATTATTAGAATTCAAGGTATATGAAATAAAAGTAATAGATCCAAAACAAGGTAATTTAATATATAATGACAAGCCATTTAATCAATCAACTTTAGTAACTTGTACACCTTATCTTATTAATAATAAAAGACTGATTATTTCTGCTGGATTATCTAAAGTTGCAGATAATACAGATTCTAAGATTTTAAATGAAATTAATAAAAGCAAATCTAAAGATTTTTTTAATAATTTAATTTTAGCTAATTCTATAAACCTATTAATAATCTTAATTTTAATTGGGTTAATAATAAGCTTTGTAATTAAAAGAATGAAAACCAAAAAGACTAGGAGGTAA
- a CDS encoding SpaH/EbpB family LPXTG-anchored major pilin has protein sequence MNFKNGIKKIGAGLALSAMLLTSVVPINSFAADTKPVYTINIKAANNETDGAEYEVIRTKKVTNTGETVNEKTPVSIQKVVLKNGTAQVKVNEKGVYQLKPIRRAAGHLLDIRDDGKTAQVEFPRIEKGVESKTQSFEFQTKNRPLNIGAEFIKYGDDTVSPLEHVTFELRQTHKPKTIGNDNKVTEWESIPKETQDKNKQTYTTKADGKVVYNNLPEGKYELVETVSAEKHEVNKNVNTFTVTQENNKAVIKDSTITNVKKLVNYLSPVPEKRIVEPQGEVLENTINVETPYVYNLKVKAPTDIKEYTVFKMKDKLDDRLQLLDVLSVTQTGNDKLNVVTKEDLAKIVTIKGNELTVDLKSKIKDLEPGKMINVYAKAKVKGTVVTKITIENDYDLFYNNGKDGQPDVEHKKTSNKTKTTPHFGSVKFVKTQSDGKTPLDGAKFRIFRLDTEKPFVPVKPGDKTTETIKFQNVKNLKEAQSSKAFVLPSTAKEYADVVTAKDGVVEFKNLPYGEYVVYEIEAPDNYRIKEDSIPFTINEKTETITLQNVKNFSKEEVVPGTGTKGAMIFATIGIGLLAASYFVVKRQERKTVQSR, from the coding sequence ATGAATTTTAAAAATGGCATTAAAAAGATAGGAGCTGGCTTAGCTTTATCAGCTATGCTTTTAACATCAGTTGTTCCTATCAATTCATTTGCGGCAGACACAAAGCCAGTGTATACAATCAATATTAAAGCTGCAAATAACGAAACTGATGGAGCTGAATACGAAGTTATTAGAACTAAGAAAGTAACGAACACAGGTGAAACAGTAAACGAAAAAACACCGGTATCAATTCAAAAGGTTGTTTTGAAAAACGGAACTGCACAAGTAAAGGTAAATGAAAAAGGTGTATATCAATTAAAGCCAATTAGACGTGCAGCAGGTCATTTATTAGATATAAGAGATGACGGTAAAACAGCACAAGTTGAATTTCCTAGAATTGAAAAAGGTGTTGAATCAAAAACTCAATCATTTGAATTCCAAACAAAAAATAGACCGTTAAACATTGGTGCTGAATTCATCAAATATGGCGATGATACAGTTAGTCCATTGGAACATGTTACATTTGAGTTAAGACAAACTCATAAGCCAAAAACAATTGGTAATGACAATAAAGTTACTGAATGGGAATCTATTCCAAAAGAAACACAAGATAAGAATAAACAAACTTATACAACAAAAGCTGATGGTAAAGTTGTTTATAATAATCTACCTGAAGGTAAATATGAGTTAGTTGAAACAGTTTCAGCCGAAAAACACGAAGTTAATAAAAATGTTAACACATTTACAGTTACACAAGAAAATAACAAGGCTGTAATTAAAGATTCAACAATTACAAATGTAAAGAAGTTAGTAAACTATCTTTCACCAGTTCCAGAAAAAAGAATTGTTGAGCCACAAGGAGAAGTTTTAGAAAATACAATTAACGTTGAAACACCTTATGTGTACAATTTAAAAGTAAAAGCTCCTACTGACATTAAAGAATATACAGTATTCAAAATGAAAGATAAATTAGATGACAGATTGCAATTGTTAGATGTTTTATCGGTTACTCAAACAGGTAACGATAAACTTAATGTTGTTACAAAAGAAGACTTAGCTAAAATTGTTACTATTAAAGGCAATGAATTAACTGTAGATCTTAAATCTAAAATTAAAGATTTAGAACCAGGTAAAATGATTAATGTATATGCTAAGGCTAAAGTTAAAGGAACTGTTGTAACAAAAATAACTATCGAAAATGATTACGACTTATTCTATAACAATGGTAAAGACGGTCAACCAGATGTTGAACATAAAAAAACATCAAACAAAACAAAAACTACTCCACATTTTGGTTCTGTAAAATTTGTTAAGACACAATCTGATGGTAAAACTCCACTAGATGGTGCAAAATTCAGAATTTTCAGATTAGATACTGAAAAACCATTTGTACCAGTTAAACCGGGAGATAAAACTACAGAAACAATTAAATTCCAAAACGTTAAGAATTTAAAAGAAGCACAATCATCTAAAGCATTTGTATTACCAAGTACAGCTAAAGAATACGCAGATGTAGTTACAGCTAAAGATGGCGTTGTAGAATTCAAAAACTTACCATATGGTGAATATGTTGTATACGAAATCGAAGCACCTGATAACTATAGAATTAAAGAGGATTCTATACCTTTCACAATCAACGAAAAAACTGAAACAATCACTTTACAAAACGTTAAAAACTTTAGTAAAGAAGAAGTTGTTCCAGGAACAGGTACTAAAGGTGCTATGATATTTGCCACTATCGGTATTGGTTTACTAGCAGCAAGCTATTTTGTAGTAAAAAGACAAGAAAGAAAAACAGTACAAAGCAGATAA
- a CDS encoding class B sortase, translating to MFKKILISLILSILIIVGLYNAEQFVSNVEDDKYIKKTELADFKKPENLKDISFNKTSSIIDNDALTKANKDYIGWLTIEGTNINTPVVKSDFYFRKNFKKKYSLAGTPFIPKYNPESNIKSIFGHNLGYGRTDAFHDITNYSDKNYYNSHQTVYFTENKVKGNKYKVVAFLNYSTENKFNYLDVNFKTSKDFVDWKLNIKNLSKYTDENFENIQFNNGKILILSTCHSTTWSDDGIRSVLICYSPERLKNINIDYYNSTDL from the coding sequence ATGTTTAAGAAAATTCTAATATCATTAATTCTATCAATTTTGATTATAGTCGGGCTGTATAATGCAGAGCAATTCGTGTCAAATGTAGAAGATGATAAATATATAAAAAAGACAGAGTTGGCAGATTTTAAAAAGCCAGAAAATCTGAAGGATATATCTTTTAACAAAACTAGCTCAATTATCGACAATGATGCTTTAACAAAAGCAAATAAAGATTACATTGGATGGCTGACAATTGAAGGAACAAATATAAATACTCCTGTTGTGAAATCAGATTTTTATTTCAGAAAGAATTTCAAAAAGAAATACTCTTTAGCAGGAACTCCGTTTATTCCAAAATACAATCCAGAAAGCAATATAAAATCTATTTTTGGACATAATCTAGGCTATGGCAGAACTGATGCTTTTCATGATATTACAAATTATTCCGACAAAAATTATTACAACAGTCATCAAACTGTATACTTTACTGAAAACAAGGTTAAAGGAAATAAATACAAAGTTGTGGCTTTTCTCAATTACTCAACAGAAAATAAGTTCAATTATCTAGATGTTAATTTTAAAACATCGAAGGATTTTGTTGACTGGAAACTAAATATTAAGAATCTATCAAAATACACTGATGAAAACTTTGAAAACATTCAATTTAATAACGGAAAAATTTTAATACTTTCCACTTGCCATTCTACAACGTGGTCAGACGATGGAATAAGGTCTGTTTTAATTTGCTATAGTCCAGAAAGATTAAAAAACATAAACATAGACTATTACAACTCTACTGACTTGTAA